The following proteins come from a genomic window of Limnohabitans sp. 103DPR2:
- the lspA gene encoding signal peptidase II, whose protein sequence is MAKSKSAFTSGSGVWLWLGIALITLILDQLTKIAVVGAFQLGEALPITSFFNLVRVHNPGAAFSFLADAGGWQRWFFTGLGVVAAGVMVYLLRMHAGQTLFCLALSLLLGGAVGNVIDRLLYSHVIDFLDFYYGTWHFPAFNVADSAITVGAGLLILDELLRVRRGK, encoded by the coding sequence ATGGCCAAATCCAAAAGTGCATTCACATCCGGGTCAGGCGTCTGGCTTTGGTTGGGCATTGCGCTCATCACGCTCATTCTGGACCAGTTGACCAAAATTGCAGTGGTGGGTGCGTTCCAATTGGGTGAGGCATTGCCCATCACTTCTTTTTTCAATTTGGTTCGCGTTCACAACCCGGGTGCAGCGTTTTCTTTCTTGGCCGATGCCGGGGGTTGGCAACGCTGGTTCTTCACCGGACTGGGTGTGGTTGCAGCTGGCGTGATGGTTTACTTGCTTCGCATGCATGCCGGTCAAACTTTGTTTTGCTTGGCCTTGTCTTTGTTGCTAGGTGGCGCCGTTGGCAACGTGATCGATCGTTTGCTCTACAGCCATGTGATTGACTTCTTAGATTTCTATTACGGCACATGGCACTTCCCTGCCTTTAACGTAGCCGACAGCGCCATCACCGTTGGCGCTGGCTTACTGATACTGGACGAGTTGCTGCGAGTTCGCCGCGGCAAATAA
- a CDS encoding DMT family transporter has protein sequence MTQKLSPGTALMLTVPPLLWAGNAVVGRLVSELVPPITLNFLRWAIAFFILLPLTWQLLKPSSPLWPNWRRFALLSLLGVGCYNALQYLALQTSTPLNVTLVAASTPVFMLAIGALFFKTPVRAAQWLGAAFSIAGVLVVLSRGDWEQLFQVQFVVGDIYILLAVACWAMYSWLLTQRNEPDEIRSNWAAFLMAQVIFGLGWAGMFTGAEWALTDAHITWGMPLYAALAFVAIGPAVLAYRCWGLGVQTAGPAVAGFFANLTPLFAAIMSSVFLGDLPKVYHALAFALIVSGIVVSSRRAS, from the coding sequence ATGACACAAAAACTCTCACCCGGTACGGCTTTGATGCTCACTGTGCCACCCCTCCTCTGGGCAGGCAATGCAGTGGTCGGTCGACTGGTCAGTGAATTGGTGCCTCCCATCACCCTGAACTTCTTGCGCTGGGCGATCGCCTTTTTTATTTTGTTGCCCCTGACATGGCAATTGCTGAAGCCCAGTAGCCCCTTGTGGCCCAATTGGCGCCGGTTTGCCTTGCTCAGCTTGCTTGGCGTAGGTTGCTATAACGCGCTGCAATATTTGGCGCTGCAAACTTCCACACCCTTGAACGTCACTTTGGTGGCGGCCAGCACGCCCGTGTTCATGCTGGCCATTGGCGCCTTGTTTTTCAAGACGCCGGTCAGAGCCGCCCAATGGCTTGGCGCTGCTTTCTCCATCGCTGGCGTTTTGGTGGTGCTGTCGCGCGGCGATTGGGAACAGCTTTTTCAAGTGCAGTTTGTGGTGGGCGACATTTACATTTTGCTGGCTGTGGCTTGTTGGGCCATGTACAGCTGGCTTTTGACGCAACGCAATGAGCCCGATGAGATTCGCAGCAACTGGGCTGCATTTCTGATGGCGCAAGTGATATTTGGATTGGGATGGGCCGGCATGTTCACAGGTGCTGAATGGGCGCTGACCGATGCGCACATCACTTGGGGCATGCCTTTGTACGCCGCATTGGCGTTTGTGGCCATCGGCCCTGCTGTGTTGGCCTATCGATGCTGGGGCTTGGGTGTGCAAACTGCTGGGCCTGCAGTGGCCGGTTTCTTTGCCAACCTCACACCCTTGTTTGCCGCCATCATGTCCAGCGTGTTCTTGGGCGACTTGCCCAAGGTGTATCACGCCCTGGCGTTTGCCCTCATTGTGAGCGGCATTGTGGTGTCGTCAAGGCGCGCCAGCTGA
- a CDS encoding quinone oxidoreductase family protein: MSLAVQIDQNGGPEQLKLVDVTVGQPGPGEIRIRHKAIGLNFIDVYQRSGLYTLPMPLKLGMEASGIVEAVGEGVTHLKVGDRAAYASQPPGSYCEERVMPAKCVCKLPDDISFETGAAMMLKGLTAQYLLMKTRPVEGLQAGDHVLFHAAAGGVGLIACQWGKALGFRMIGTAGSDAKCQLAIANGAEHCINYSTDDFLARVKEITGGKGLKVVYDSVGKDTWDKSLDCLRPFGLMATFGNASGAVPPFAPGVLGTKGSLYVTRQTLFSHITTRESTQAMADDLFAVVQSGKVKIHIDQTFPLSQVQEAHKALEARKTTGCTILTL; the protein is encoded by the coding sequence ATGAGCTTAGCCGTCCAAATTGACCAAAACGGTGGTCCTGAACAACTCAAATTGGTCGATGTCACAGTCGGCCAGCCTGGTCCCGGCGAAATTCGAATTCGCCACAAAGCCATTGGCCTGAACTTCATTGACGTTTACCAGCGCAGCGGTTTGTACACCTTGCCCATGCCCCTCAAGTTGGGCATGGAAGCCTCCGGCATTGTGGAAGCCGTTGGCGAGGGCGTGACGCACCTCAAAGTAGGCGATCGCGCAGCCTATGCCAGCCAGCCTCCAGGCAGCTACTGCGAAGAGCGAGTGATGCCCGCCAAGTGCGTTTGCAAACTGCCCGACGACATCTCTTTTGAAACTGGCGCCGCCATGATGCTGAAGGGTCTGACAGCGCAATACTTGCTCATGAAAACACGCCCTGTTGAAGGCCTGCAAGCGGGTGACCATGTGTTGTTCCATGCTGCTGCAGGTGGTGTTGGCCTCATTGCTTGCCAATGGGGCAAGGCCTTGGGCTTTCGCATGATTGGTACTGCGGGTTCTGATGCCAAGTGCCAATTGGCCATTGCCAATGGTGCTGAGCACTGCATCAACTACAGCACAGACGACTTTTTGGCGCGTGTGAAAGAGATCACGGGTGGCAAAGGTTTGAAAGTGGTTTACGACTCCGTGGGCAAAGACACCTGGGACAAATCACTCGACTGCTTGCGTCCCTTCGGCTTGATGGCCACCTTCGGCAATGCCTCTGGTGCGGTGCCACCTTTTGCGCCTGGCGTGTTGGGCACCAAAGGTTCTTTGTACGTCACACGTCAAACATTGTTCAGCCACATCACCACACGTGAAAGCACACAAGCCATGGCCGATGATTTGTTTGCGGTTGTGCAGAGTGGCAAGGTCAAAATTCACATTGATCAAACCTTCCCATTGTCGCAAGTGCAAGAAGCGCACAAAGCTTTGGAAGCCCGCAAAACCACAGGTTGCACCATCCTCACTTTGTGA
- the ileS gene encoding isoleucine--tRNA ligase translates to MSEPKTNYRATLNMPDTAFAMRGDLPKREPAWAKAWSDQGLYKKLRVARKGAPLFVLHDGPPYANGKLHIGHALNKVLKDMIVKSKQLAGFDAQYIPGWDCHGLPIENAIEKLHGRKLSRDDMQAKSRAFATEQIDQQREDFKRLGVLGDWERPYRTMDFANEAGEIRAFKRVIERGFVYRGLKPVYWCFDCGSSLAEFEIEYADKKSDTLDVAFEAADHAALAKAFGLQELPGQPKSAFAVIWTTTAWTLPANQALNVNPELVYALVNTEKGALVLAESLVEKCLERYKLEGQVVATTTGDKLGGLNFKHPLYDVHAGYQRFSPVYVAEYVSAQDGTGIVHSSPAYGVDDFNSCVANGMAYDDILNPVQGNGSYAEDLPLFGGMNIWKACPRIIEVLGESNRLMATYGITHSYPHCWRHKTPVIYRAAAQWFVRMDEGPGVFTKDKAPKTLRQLALDAIDQTHFYPENGKTRLRDMIANRPDWCISRQRSWGVPVPFFLHKDSGELHPRTMEILDQAAGIVEKGGIEAWSRVTAEEILGAADAPNYTKSTDILEVWFDSGSTFQHVLRGSHKDAYDRNPFHDAGPEADLYLEGHDQHRGWFHSSLLLGCALYDRAPYKGLLTHGFATDGQGRKMSKSLGNVVAPQEITDKMGAEIVRLWVASTDYSGDLNIDDKILARVVDAYRRIRNTLRFLLANVSDFDPAKDTVADADLLEIDRFALSRAAQLQADILSHFKDYEFHPVVSKLQVYCSEDLGAFYLDVLKDRLYTSAPKSLARRSAQTVLYRITHAMLRLMAPFLSFTAEEAWQNFGGSESIFMETFSDLGTPNEALLAKWTRIREIRDQVNKDIEALRADGKVGASLQAAVTLQAGPEDHALLASLGKDLKFVFITSQLNLEAGDSLVAKVAVSEDTKCDRCWHYAPDVGVNPAHPTLCGRCDSNLHGEGEKRLFA, encoded by the coding sequence ATGTCTGAACCAAAAACAAATTACCGCGCCACCTTGAACATGCCCGACACCGCCTTTGCGATGCGCGGCGACTTGCCCAAGCGTGAGCCAGCCTGGGCCAAAGCCTGGAGCGATCAAGGTCTGTACAAAAAACTGCGTGTGGCGCGCAAAGGCGCACCCTTGTTTGTGTTGCACGACGGCCCCCCTTACGCCAACGGCAAATTGCACATTGGTCACGCCCTCAACAAAGTGCTCAAAGACATGATCGTCAAGTCCAAGCAATTGGCGGGCTTTGATGCGCAATACATTCCCGGTTGGGACTGCCACGGTTTGCCGATTGAAAACGCGATTGAAAAATTGCATGGTCGCAAATTGAGCCGCGACGACATGCAAGCCAAGAGTCGCGCCTTTGCCACCGAGCAAATTGACCAACAGCGCGAAGACTTCAAACGCTTGGGCGTCTTGGGTGATTGGGAACGTCCCTATCGCACCATGGACTTTGCCAATGAGGCCGGTGAAATCCGCGCCTTCAAACGCGTCATCGAGCGTGGCTTTGTGTACCGCGGATTAAAGCCGGTTTACTGGTGCTTCGATTGCGGCTCCTCATTGGCTGAATTTGAAATTGAATACGCCGACAAAAAAAGCGACACCTTGGACGTGGCCTTTGAAGCGGCCGACCACGCCGCATTGGCCAAGGCTTTTGGTTTACAAGAACTGCCAGGTCAACCTAAATCCGCCTTTGCTGTGATCTGGACCACCACCGCATGGACCCTGCCAGCCAACCAAGCATTGAATGTGAACCCTGAATTGGTTTACGCCTTGGTGAACACCGAAAAAGGCGCGTTGGTTCTTGCTGAATCCTTGGTCGAGAAATGTTTAGAGCGCTACAAGCTTGAAGGCCAAGTGGTGGCCACCACCACCGGCGACAAATTGGGCGGCTTGAACTTCAAACATCCTTTGTACGACGTGCACGCAGGCTACCAACGTTTCTCGCCCGTGTATGTGGCCGAGTACGTCAGTGCGCAAGACGGCACCGGCATCGTTCACTCCTCACCCGCTTATGGTGTGGACGACTTCAACTCTTGCGTGGCCAATGGCATGGCTTATGACGACATCTTGAACCCTGTTCAAGGTAACGGCAGCTACGCTGAAGACCTGCCTTTGTTTGGTGGCATGAACATTTGGAAAGCGTGCCCCCGCATCATCGAAGTGTTGGGCGAAAGCAATCGCCTCATGGCCACTTACGGCATCACCCACAGCTACCCGCATTGCTGGCGCCACAAAACGCCTGTCATTTACCGCGCGGCTGCCCAGTGGTTTGTGCGCATGGACGAAGGCCCTGGTGTCTTCACCAAAGACAAGGCTCCGAAGACTTTGCGTCAGTTGGCCCTCGATGCCATCGACCAAACCCACTTCTATCCCGAAAACGGCAAGACCCGTTTGCGCGACATGATCGCCAACCGCCCCGACTGGTGTATCTCTCGTCAGCGCAGCTGGGGCGTGCCTGTGCCCTTCTTCTTGCACAAAGACTCAGGTGAGTTGCACCCCCGCACCATGGAGATCTTGGACCAAGCGGCCGGCATCGTTGAAAAAGGCGGCATTGAAGCTTGGAGCCGCGTGACGGCGGAAGAAATTTTGGGCGCCGCCGATGCGCCCAACTACACCAAGAGCACCGACATTTTGGAAGTGTGGTTTGATTCCGGCTCTACCTTCCAACACGTGCTGCGCGGCAGCCACAAAGATGCGTACGATCGCAACCCCTTCCATGACGCAGGCCCCGAAGCCGATTTGTATTTGGAAGGCCACGACCAACATCGCGGCTGGTTCCACAGCTCTTTGTTGCTCGGTTGTGCGTTGTACGACCGTGCTCCTTATAAAGGTTTGTTGACCCACGGTTTTGCCACCGACGGCCAAGGCCGCAAGATGAGCAAGAGCTTGGGCAATGTGGTGGCGCCCCAAGAAATCACTGACAAGATGGGCGCAGAAATTGTGCGCTTGTGGGTGGCTTCAACGGATTACTCTGGCGACCTCAACATCGACGACAAAATTTTGGCGCGTGTGGTGGATGCCTATCGCCGCATTCGCAACACCCTGCGTTTCTTGTTGGCCAACGTCAGCGACTTTGACCCCGCCAAAGACACAGTGGCCGATGCCGACTTGTTAGAGATCGATCGCTTTGCCCTGAGCCGTGCAGCGCAATTGCAAGCCGACATCCTGTCGCACTTCAAAGACTACGAGTTCCACCCTGTGGTCTCCAAGTTGCAGGTGTACTGTTCTGAAGATTTGGGCGCGTTCTATTTGGATGTGCTCAAAGACCGTCTCTACACCAGCGCACCCAAATCCTTGGCACGCCGCTCCGCACAAACCGTGCTGTATCGCATCACGCATGCCATGCTGCGCTTGATGGCGCCGTTCTTAAGCTTTACCGCTGAAGAAGCTTGGCAAAACTTTGGCGGCTCAGAATCGATCTTCATGGAAACCTTCAGCGATTTGGGTACGCCCAATGAAGCGCTGCTGGCCAAGTGGACCCGCATTCGCGAAATTCGCGATCAAGTGAACAAAGACATTGAAGCCTTGCGTGCCGATGGCAAAGTGGGCGCCTCTTTGCAGGCCGCTGTCACCTTGCAAGCCGGCCCCGAAGACCATGCCTTGTTGGCCAGTTTGGGCAAAGACCTGAAGTTTGTGTTCATCACTTCTCAACTTAACTTGGAAGCCGGCGACAGCCTGGTGGCCAAAGTGGCCGTGAGTGAAGACACTAAGTGCGATCGCTGCTGGCATTACGCCCCTGACGTGGGCGTGAACCCAGCCCACCCCACGCTGTGCGGCCGTTGCGACAGCAACTTGCATGGCGAGGGCGAGAAGCGTTTGTTCGCTTAA
- a CDS encoding bifunctional riboflavin kinase/FAD synthetase: MKVFRGFNHPDRANQCALTIGNFDGVHRGHQAMLALLKNEAAHRGVPSCVMTFEPHPRDFFAKLHNKPDLAPARIATLRDKLLELERCGIDQAVVLPFDDRLASQTPEDFIQQVLVKGLGVKYLLVGDDFRFGAKRAGDYAMLDAAGQQQGFDVARMNSYEVHGLRVSSSAVRDALGRGDMEAVARLLGRPYSVSGHVVHGRKLGRGLGASKEGAEDGFRTLNLRFSHWKPAASGIFNVEVHGLTPKPVPGVANLGIRPSLDPNDVNGGRVLLETHCLDWPTSLGAEGGYGKIIRVDLLHKLHDELKYDSLEALTVGIAKDCDDARAFFASRHGQTHRQTSRDRI, encoded by the coding sequence ATGAAGGTATTTCGCGGCTTTAACCATCCAGACAGGGCAAACCAATGTGCCTTGACGATTGGTAATTTTGACGGTGTCCACCGCGGCCACCAAGCCATGCTTGCGCTCTTGAAAAATGAAGCTGCGCACCGCGGTGTGCCCAGCTGTGTGATGACCTTTGAGCCCCATCCCCGCGACTTTTTCGCCAAATTGCACAACAAGCCCGACTTGGCGCCAGCCCGAATTGCCACGCTGCGCGACAAATTGCTAGAACTGGAACGCTGTGGCATTGACCAAGCGGTCGTGCTGCCCTTTGACGACCGCCTGGCCAGCCAAACCCCTGAGGACTTCATCCAACAGGTTTTGGTGAAAGGCTTGGGCGTGAAGTACTTGTTGGTGGGCGACGATTTCCGTTTTGGCGCCAAACGCGCAGGCGATTACGCCATGCTGGACGCAGCAGGCCAGCAACAAGGCTTTGACGTGGCCCGCATGAACAGCTACGAGGTGCATGGCCTGCGCGTTTCGAGCTCCGCCGTGCGGGATGCCCTTGGCCGAGGCGACATGGAGGCTGTGGCGCGCCTTTTGGGTCGGCCTTACAGCGTGAGCGGCCATGTGGTGCACGGCCGCAAGCTGGGCCGCGGCCTTGGCGCGTCCAAAGAAGGCGCCGAAGACGGCTTTAGAACCCTCAATTTGCGCTTCAGCCACTGGAAACCCGCGGCCAGCGGTATTTTCAATGTCGAAGTGCACGGCTTAACGCCAAAGCCCGTGCCGGGGGTGGCCAATTTGGGCATTCGCCCCTCTTTAGACCCCAATGATGTGAATGGTGGCCGGGTTCTTTTAGAGACCCATTGCCTCGATTGGCCCACCAGCCTCGGAGCCGAGGGTGGCTACGGTAAAATCATCCGCGTGGACCTCTTGCACAAATTACACGACGAACTCAAATACGACAGCCTGGAAGCCCTGACTGTGGGCATCGCCAAGGACTGTGATGATGCGCGTGCTTTTTTTGCATCCCGTCATGGTCAAACCCATCGCCAAACATCGCGCGATCGAATTTGA
- a CDS encoding SDR family oxidoreductase, which yields MDLGIKGKWALVGGASKGLGWGCARALALEGVNVVMVARGADVLNQAVADLQKEAPGVTLIPVAADITTEAGRAALFSVAGGPGKDFDIVVTNAGGPPPGDFRNWDREAWIKAVDANMLTPIELIKATIDGMAARGFGRIVNITSSSVKSPIDILGLSNGARSGLTGFVAGVARTKIAAQGVTLNNILPGKFDTDRIRTTVEATAQKTGKTVAEIRAQQQAVVPAGRYGTPQEFGALCAFICSQQASYITGQNFLTDGGAYPGTY from the coding sequence ATGGATTTAGGCATCAAAGGTAAATGGGCATTGGTGGGCGGTGCAAGCAAAGGCTTGGGCTGGGGTTGTGCACGTGCGTTGGCTTTGGAAGGCGTGAACGTGGTCATGGTGGCACGCGGTGCAGACGTGCTCAACCAAGCAGTGGCCGATTTGCAAAAAGAAGCGCCCGGGGTGACCCTGATTCCTGTGGCGGCAGACATCACCACTGAAGCGGGTCGTGCAGCTTTGTTTTCGGTGGCAGGAGGTCCTGGCAAAGACTTTGACATCGTGGTGACCAACGCAGGCGGCCCACCGCCCGGCGACTTCCGCAATTGGGACCGTGAAGCTTGGATCAAAGCGGTCGATGCCAACATGCTGACGCCTATTGAGCTGATCAAGGCCACCATCGATGGCATGGCCGCGCGTGGCTTTGGCCGCATCGTCAACATCACGTCCAGTTCGGTCAAATCACCGATTGATATTTTGGGCTTGTCGAACGGTGCCCGCAGTGGTTTAACGGGTTTTGTGGCTGGCGTGGCGCGCACCAAAATTGCAGCCCAAGGCGTCACCCTCAACAACATCTTGCCCGGCAAGTTTGATACCGATCGCATTCGCACCACCGTCGAAGCCACAGCGCAAAAGACGGGCAAAACAGTGGCCGAAATTCGTGCGCAGCAACAAGCCGTGGTGCCCGCAGGTCGTTATGGCACGCCGCAAGAGTTTGGCGCTTTGTGTGCCTTCATTTGCAGCCAGCAAGCCTCTTACATCACCGGTCAAAATTTCTTGACCGATGGTGGTGCTTATCCCGGTACTTACTAA
- a CDS encoding acyl-CoA dehydrogenase family protein, with amino-acid sequence MDFDFSDDQEQLRDAVRKWVDKGYTFDRRREITHAGGFDRAAYTELAELGLCGLYISEDHGGMGMGPVEGMVVMEELGRGIVMEPIQQALISGAVLEGYAPDAIKAEWLPKIAGGEAIVVLAHQERKSRYNISKCDAQAQQQDGQWNITGTKSVVAAGDHADAFLVPAMAAGKLALFLVAKGAKGSATSGYVTQDGARAAELTLNQTPASLVTLDGQTALSHAVDIGIASVCAEAVGVMDKTMAITVDYMNTRKQFNTTIATFQALRHRVADMKMQLELGRSMSYYASLKLNTPAAERHQAMARAKYQLGNSMRFVGQQSVQLHGGIGVTDEYIVSHYFKKLTQLEMTFGDTLHHLGEVSNSMQDTAGVFA; translated from the coding sequence ATGGATTTCGATTTTTCAGACGACCAAGAACAACTGCGCGATGCAGTCCGTAAATGGGTGGACAAGGGTTACACCTTTGACCGCCGCCGCGAAATTACACACGCTGGCGGTTTTGACCGCGCAGCCTACACCGAACTGGCCGAGTTAGGCCTGTGCGGCCTGTACATCAGCGAGGACCACGGCGGCATGGGCATGGGCCCTGTTGAAGGCATGGTGGTGATGGAAGAGCTGGGCCGCGGCATTGTGATGGAACCCATTCAGCAAGCCTTGATTTCAGGTGCTGTTTTAGAAGGCTATGCACCCGATGCCATCAAAGCCGAATGGTTGCCCAAAATTGCAGGCGGCGAAGCCATCGTCGTGTTGGCGCATCAAGAGCGCAAGTCTCGCTACAACATCAGCAAGTGCGACGCGCAAGCGCAGCAACAAGATGGCCAGTGGAACATCACAGGCACCAAGAGTGTGGTGGCGGCAGGCGATCATGCCGACGCCTTTTTGGTGCCCGCGATGGCCGCAGGCAAACTGGCATTGTTCTTGGTGGCCAAAGGCGCCAAGGGTTCTGCCACATCGGGTTATGTGACCCAAGACGGCGCGCGTGCTGCTGAGTTGACACTCAACCAAACGCCAGCCAGCTTGGTGACCCTGGACGGCCAGACCGCCCTCAGCCACGCCGTCGACATTGGCATTGCCAGTGTGTGCGCCGAAGCAGTGGGCGTGATGGACAAAACCATGGCCATCACCGTGGACTACATGAACACCCGCAAGCAGTTCAATACCACCATTGCCACTTTCCAAGCACTGCGCCACCGCGTGGCCGACATGAAGATGCAATTGGAACTGGGCCGCTCCATGAGCTACTACGCCAGCCTCAAACTGAACACCCCTGCGGCCGAACGCCATCAAGCCATGGCCCGTGCCAAGTACCAGCTGGGCAATTCCATGCGCTTTGTGGGCCAGCAGTCTGTGCAATTGCACGGCGGCATTGGCGTGACGGACGAGTACATCGTCAGCCACTACTTCAAGAAATTGACGCAACTCGAAATGACCTTTGGCGACACACTCCACCACTTGGGCGAAGTGTCCAACAGCATGCAGGACACTGCAGGCGTTTTTGCCTAA
- a CDS encoding DMT family transporter — protein MSEAAKSKFTSGLLLAAAGSIAFSGKAIIVKLAYRHGVDAITLVMFRMLFAVPFFIAMAWWAGRGKEPLTRSDWLGVLGLGFSGYYLSSFLDFLGLQYISASFERLILYLNPTLVLVLGWVLYKRKISYRQGVAMAVSYSGVLLVFGHEVSLVGEHVALGAALVFSSAITYAIYLSYSGQMVQRLGSLRLAGLATTVACVLCIVQFAILKPAAALDVAPEVIWLSMLNATACTVLPVLMVMMAIERIGPGLTSQIGMIGPMSTLTMGALLLNEPFNAWTLMGTALVLGGVFWVTQTPKVVE, from the coding sequence TTGAGCGAAGCAGCCAAGTCCAAATTCACATCGGGCCTGTTGCTGGCAGCAGCAGGCTCAATTGCTTTCAGCGGCAAAGCCATCATCGTGAAATTGGCCTATCGGCATGGCGTCGATGCCATCACCTTGGTCATGTTTCGCATGCTGTTTGCCGTACCGTTTTTCATCGCCATGGCGTGGTGGGCAGGGCGCGGCAAAGAACCCCTTACGCGCAGCGATTGGCTAGGGGTATTGGGTTTGGGTTTTTCAGGCTATTACCTGTCTAGCTTTTTGGATTTCTTGGGGCTGCAATACATCAGTGCTTCATTTGAGCGGCTTATCTTGTACCTCAACCCCACCTTGGTCTTGGTGCTAGGTTGGGTGCTGTACAAGCGCAAAATTTCATATCGCCAAGGCGTGGCCATGGCGGTCAGTTACAGTGGTGTGCTGTTGGTGTTTGGCCATGAGGTGTCCTTGGTCGGCGAGCATGTGGCCTTGGGTGCGGCCTTGGTTTTTTCAAGCGCCATCACCTATGCCATTTACCTCAGCTACAGCGGTCAAATGGTGCAGCGTTTGGGTTCACTGCGTTTGGCGGGCTTGGCCACCACGGTGGCTTGTGTTTTGTGTATCGTTCAATTCGCGATACTCAAACCAGCCGCTGCTTTGGACGTGGCACCCGAGGTCATTTGGCTGTCCATGCTCAACGCCACAGCTTGTACCGTGTTGCCCGTATTGATGGTCATGATGGCCATTGAGCGCATCGGTCCGGGCTTGACGTCGCAAATTGGCATGATTGGCCCGATGTCGACTTTGACCATGGGGGCCTTGTTGTTGAATGAGCCCTTCAATGCATGGACCCTCATGGGAACCGCATTGGTGTTGGGTGGTGTATTTTGGGTGACGCAAACGCCCAAAGTTGTTGAATAA
- a CDS encoding gamma-glutamyltransferase family protein: protein MNFDFSTPYASARLPQFARNVVSTSHPLAAQAGLRMMLKGGNAVDAAIAAAAAITITEPVSNGLGSDAFCILWDGQKLHGLNASGPAPQAWTPEYFHKKYGTDAVNPPKRGWDSVTVPGAVGAWAALSERFGKLPFADLMEPAIEIAERGYLLPVVVQQKWEAATPLLQSLPGFAEGFLPWGRAPNVGELFQFKAAARGLRAIAETKGRAFYEGEIAEALVKFSNQHGGAMTLQDLAQYRPEWVEPISQNYHGYTLNEIPPNGQGIAALIALGILENFDLPSFKVDGIESQHLQIEAMKLAFADVYRYVADPRNMEVTPAQMLDPAYLKSRANLIDMKKAQDFKAGNPVKGGTIYLTAADENGMMISFIQSNYMGFGSGVVEPTYGISLHNRGFDFSTDPKGLNPANLVAPGKRPFHTIIPAFLSKDGQPVMSYGVMGGSMQPQGHMQTLVRMLDYGQNPQAACDAPRWRCNNGLSINVEASMDRNTVQGLSDLGHELAVINDSYMDFGAGQFIWRMGDPKVQGYVAASDPRRDGQAVGF, encoded by the coding sequence ATGAACTTTGATTTCAGCACCCCTTATGCTTCTGCGCGCTTGCCGCAGTTTGCGCGCAATGTTGTTTCTACTTCGCATCCATTGGCAGCGCAAGCTGGTTTGCGCATGATGCTCAAAGGCGGCAACGCGGTCGATGCCGCCATTGCAGCAGCAGCGGCCATCACCATCACAGAACCTGTCAGCAATGGTTTGGGTTCTGATGCGTTTTGCATTTTGTGGGATGGCCAAAAACTGCACGGCCTCAATGCTTCTGGCCCTGCGCCACAGGCTTGGACGCCAGAGTACTTTCACAAAAAATATGGCACCGATGCGGTGAACCCGCCCAAGCGCGGTTGGGACTCAGTCACCGTGCCTGGCGCCGTGGGCGCATGGGCCGCTTTGAGTGAGCGCTTTGGCAAATTGCCTTTTGCAGATCTGATGGAGCCTGCCATTGAAATTGCAGAGCGGGGTTATTTGTTGCCTGTGGTGGTGCAGCAAAAATGGGAAGCCGCCACGCCCCTGCTGCAATCTTTGCCGGGTTTTGCAGAAGGATTTTTGCCTTGGGGTCGTGCACCCAATGTGGGTGAATTGTTCCAGTTCAAAGCTGCGGCGCGTGGTTTGCGCGCCATTGCCGAAACCAAGGGGCGTGCCTTCTACGAAGGTGAAATTGCTGAAGCCTTGGTGAAGTTTTCAAATCAACATGGCGGTGCCATGACGCTACAAGACTTGGCGCAGTACCGCCCTGAATGGGTCGAGCCCATTTCGCAAAATTACCATGGCTACACGCTCAACGAAATTCCACCCAATGGCCAAGGCATTGCTGCTTTGATTGCCTTGGGCATTTTGGAAAACTTTGATTTGCCCAGCTTCAAAGTGGACGGTATTGAATCTCAGCATTTGCAAATCGAAGCCATGAAGTTGGCCTTTGCCGATGTGTACCGCTATGTGGCCGATCCGCGCAACATGGAAGTCACGCCCGCGCAGATGCTCGACCCCGCCTATTTGAAGAGCCGCGCCAATCTCATTGACATGAAGAAAGCGCAAGATTTCAAGGCGGGCAATCCGGTGAAGGGCGGTACCATTTACCTCACGGCTGCCGATGAAAACGGCATGATGATCAGCTTCATCCAAAGCAATTACATGGGCTTTGGTTCCGGCGTGGTCGAGCCCACGTACGGCATCAGTTTGCACAACCGTGGCTTTGACTTCAGCACCGATCCCAAAGGCTTGAACCCAGCCAATTTGGTCGCGCCAGGCAAGCGACCTTTCCACACCATCATTCCAGCATTCTTGTCGAAAGACGGCCAGCCTGTCATGAGCTACGGTGTGATGGGGGGCAGTATGCAACCGCAAGGTCACATGCAAACCTTGGTGCGCATGCTCGACTATGGACAAAATCCGCAGGCAGCGTGCGACGCACCTCGCTGGCGCTGCAACAACGGCCTGTCCATCAATGTGGAAGCGTCGATGGACCGCAACACGGTGCAGGGCTTGAGTGACTTGGGTCATGAGCTGGCTGTCATCAACGACTCCTACATGGACTTCGGTGCTGGCCAATTCATTTGGCGCATGGGCGATCCCAAAGTGCAGGGTTATGTGGCTGCCTCTGACCCGCGCCGAGATGGGCAGGCGGTTGGCTTTTGA